A section of the Salminus brasiliensis chromosome 10, fSalBra1.hap2, whole genome shotgun sequence genome encodes:
- the bicc1a gene encoding protein bicaudal C homolog 1-B, whose amino-acid sequence MAAHLVPPSSYSPQPDPGSRSNSERSTDSPVPASEDDSSGHVSPPDPSWTEERFRVDRKKLETMLLASGGEDFFQKVMDETSTQITWPSKLKIGAKSKKDPHIKVSGRREDVREAKERILSVLDTKSNRVTLKMDVSHTEHSHVIGKGGNNIKRVMEETGCHIHFPDSNRNSQGEKSNQVSIAGQPAGVEAARAKIRELLPLALMFECGGLLEPLDCNSPIVQHISQSCSVSVACKPPSHLYGNTAVVRGNQSNAAAVKRGTALLLDHLAGSMAGSVMVSTQLDIAPQHHLALLGRNGANLKHISQRTGAHIHFPDPSTHSHTHNNARRSAVYIQGSIDAVCDARQQLMGCLPLVLMFDIKEEVEVETQCITTLMEQLDVFISIKPKPKQPSKSVIVKSVERNAENMYEARRLLLALESSCAASPSPPVSLSTPVCPVTSGAPFCPGTSSVPANGHSTSSPLLNPVGLDILASAGLGLSTLGLLGSSGISSHDSSSSPNPALTGHSSALNGPNGAVSTLQNSNHSSHSHSNTPVYTRTHTSLHSPSLWTSTLSTANNTAGFSSVLMLQSVSQGSLSSLLLSGVHNFSQSHAHNRTHSPTHSHVHAHTPSPPPGLTPIHKAVTAEQLKARIPGSMYRGISSLSESMLGPSHCDPVQEVNGHSQPEALSSKSSSDEGSDTFVEVGMPRSPSHSANGNDLKQMLASCTTSPGKRQTMELLQGKTSHLHSECLLSDSEADAIADKRAPGSERAAERNRLAPHIQAYDYEQKKLLATKAMLKKPVVTEVRTPTNTWSGLGFSKSMPADSIKQLRRASHAAYKPAVRTTYEGPPLSCVGGGGALRNGSSGDSWRERNGSAVVNGNGATNDFPATISPPERSKSRAAIDQYLSSSNYMDCISSMGGSKSRSLSSSLKGTDLPELFSTLGLGKYIDVFQQQEIDLQTFVTLTDPDLKELGITTFGARRKMLLAISELNKSRWKLLEPTNIHSSFLEGGASGRLSRQFHADMASISGRW is encoded by the exons GTTATGGATGAAACAAGCACTCAAATCACATGGCCCTCCAAACTGAAGATCGGGGCCAAGTCCAAAAaag atcCTCATATCAAGGTCAGTGGGAGGAGGGAAGATGTAAGAGAAGCGAAAGAGAGAATTCTGTCCGTTCTCGACACAAAG AGTAATCGTGTGACCCTGAAGATGGACGTGTCGCACACGGAGCATTCTCACGTGATCGGGAAGGGAGGGAATAACATCAAACGTGTGATGGAGGAGACAGGCTGCCACATCCACTTCCCTGATTCCAACAGAAACAGCCAGGGCGAGAAGAGCAATCAG gtatCTATAGCAGGGCAGCCAGCAGGTGTGGAGGCAGCGAGGGCTAAAATCCGG gAGCTGTTGCCATTGGCTCTGATGTTCGAGTGTGGGGGTTTGCTGGAGCCATTGGACTGTAACTCTCCAATCGTCCAACACATCTCCCAGTCCTGCAGTGTCTCCGTCGCCTGTAAACCACCTTCACATCTCTATGGCAACACTGCTGTCGTCCGCGGCAACCAGAGCAACGCTGCTGCAGTCAAG cgCGGTACTGCTCTGCTGTTGGATCATCTGGCCGGGTCAATGGCTGGATCTGTCATGGTCAGCACTCAGCTGGACATCGCGCCCCAGCACCACTTGGCCTTACTGGGTCGGAACGGAGCCAACCTCAAACACATCAGCCAGCGCACCGGCGCCCACATCCATTTCCCTGACCccagcacacactctcacacacacaacaacgcACGCCGCTCCGCAGTCTACATCCAGGGCAGCATAGATGCCGTGTGTGACGCCAGACAGCAGCTCATG ggctGTCTGCCTCTGGTTCTGATGTTTGATATTAAGGAGGAAGTGGAAGTAGAGACGCAGTGCATCACCACTTTAATGGAGCAGCTTGACGTCTTCATCAGCatcaaacccaaacccaaacaacCCAGCAAG tcTGTGATTGTGAAGAGTGTTGAGAGGAATGCAGAAAATATGTATGAAGCCCGTAGGCTGCTGTTGGCTTTGGAAAGTAGCTGTGCAGCCTCTCCCAGTCCTCCGGTTTCTCTCAGTACCCCTGTTTGTCCCGTTACTTCTGGAGCTCCGTTTTGTCCTGGTACCAGCAGCGTCCCAGCTAACGGACACAGCACTTCCTCTCCCCTTCTCAACCCTGTGGGACTGGATATCTTGGCCTCAGCTGGACTGGGGCTGAGTACTCTAG GCCTTTTGGGTTCCTCAGGCATTTCCAGTCATGACAGCTCTTCCAGCCCGAACCCGGCTCTGACTGGTCACAGTTCTGCCCTGAATGGTCCTAATGGGGCAGTCAGCACGCTACAGAACAGCAATCACTCCAGTCACTcacactccaacacacctgtgtacacgcgcacacacacatccttacACAGCCCTTCCCTCTGGACCAGTACACTCAGTACAGCGAATAACACTGCAG gGTTCTCCTCTGTTCTGATGCTACAGTCTGTCTCTCAGGGTTCACTCAGCAGTCTGCTGCTCTCTGGAGTCCACAATTTCAGCCAGAGTCACGCACACAATcgcactcactcacccactcactcgcACGTCCACGCACACACTCCTTCCCCTCCGCCAGGACTGACACCTATACACAAAGCAGTCACCGCAGAGCAGCTCAAAGCACGT attCCTGGGTCCATGTACAGAGGAATTTCGTCTCTTTCTGAATCTATGCTTGGCCCCTCCCACTGCGACCCAGTCCAAGAAGTTAACGGACACAGCCAGCCAGAAGCTCTCTCCAGCAAGTCTAGCTCAGACGAAG GCTCAGACACATTTGTTGAAGTGGGCATGCCCAGAAGCCCGTCTCATTCAGCCAATGGGAACGACCTAAAGCAGATGCTAGCTTCCTGTACAACGTCACCTGGGAAACGGCAAACCATGGAACTGTTGCAGGGCAAAACTTCCCATCTCCA ttcagAATGCCTCTTGTCGGATTCTGAGGCTGATGCAATAGCTGATAAGAGAGCTCCAGGCAGTGAAAGAGCAGCGGAAAGGAACAGACTGGCACCTCATATACAG GCATACGATTATGAACAGAAGAAACTGCTTGCAACTAAAG CCATGCTGAAGAAGCCAGTAGTGACAGAAGTGCGGACCCCCACCAACACCTGGAGTGGACTGGGGTTCTCCAAGTCTATGCCTGCGGATAGCATCAAGCAGCTACGCAGAGCCAGCCATGCAGCATACAAACCTGCCGTCAGAACCACGTATGAG GGTCCTCCTCTCTCCTGTGTGGGTGGTGGAGGGGCTCTCCGTAACGGCAGCAGCGGGGACAGCTGGAGGGAGAGAAATGGAAGTGCTGTTGTTAACGGTAACGGAGCAACAAATGACTTCCCCGCTACTATCAGTCCTCCAGAGAGAAGCAAGAGCCGGGCTG CCATAGATCAGTATTTGAGCAGCAGTAACTATATGGACTGTATCTCCTCCATGGGTGGCAGTAAGAGCCGCTCTCTGAGTTCCTCTCTGAAAGGGACAGACCTGCCAGAGCTCTTCAGCACTCTGGGACTGGGCAAGTACATCGATGTCTTCCAGCAGCAGGAG ATTGATCTGCAGACATTTGTCACACTGACGGATCCAGACCTAAAAGAGCTGGGAATCACAACGTTTGGAGCACGCAGGAAAATGCTGCTGGCTATCTCAG AGCTAAATAAGAGCCGGTGGAAGTTGTTGGAGCCGACAAACATCCACTCCTCCTTCCTGGAGGGCGGCGCGAGCGGACGTCTCTCACGTCAGTTCCACGCTGACATGGCGAGCATTAGCGGACGCTGGTGA